A genomic segment from Chitinophaga niabensis encodes:
- a CDS encoding glycoside hydrolase, translating into MKATKSLFLAGMLLCNSVSGQFKVILDPAKEYQVIENFAASDAWSGQFVGTWPAAKKNAIADLLFSTGNFPDGSPKGIGLSMWRYNIGAGSREQGRESGIRDEWRRAGNLLSKDGKYNWQDVAGQVWLLQAAKERGVKQFLGFLNSPPVHLTNNGKAFASQGQCNIDQEKYDALGEYVAGVVKGIRSRTGITLDYVSPVNEPQWDWSDGGQEGNPYNNGQVAGVVRSLSASLLANRLSTRILIPEAGHVKYLLADEDKPGKGNQVNAFFNPASPFYTGNLSNVSKTVAAHSYFSTSPLASGIEIRQAIARRMAEIKGLKYWQSEYCILGDNNGEINGEKRDTGINAALYVARTIHTDLTVANAAAWQWWLAISPYNYKDGLIYIDKGKEDGNFYDSKMLWALGNYSRFVRPGMKRIEAGFDMPANCMVSAFKQEKDKRIVVVLINAEPVAKKAILPKRVLEMYVTSSASKLQKQKVRAGAVDIAPASVTTIITGY; encoded by the coding sequence ATGAAGGCTACTAAAAGTTTATTCCTGGCCGGTATGCTGTTGTGTAACAGCGTATCCGGCCAGTTCAAAGTGATCCTGGACCCGGCGAAAGAATACCAGGTGATAGAGAATTTCGCGGCTTCCGATGCATGGTCCGGCCAGTTTGTAGGAACCTGGCCTGCTGCTAAAAAGAATGCGATCGCAGACCTGTTGTTCAGCACAGGGAATTTCCCTGACGGCAGCCCCAAAGGCATTGGCCTTTCCATGTGGCGTTACAACATAGGTGCAGGCAGCAGGGAACAGGGACGGGAAAGCGGTATCAGGGATGAATGGCGGCGCGCAGGCAATCTGCTGAGTAAGGATGGTAAGTATAACTGGCAGGATGTAGCCGGCCAGGTATGGTTATTACAGGCTGCAAAAGAACGGGGCGTGAAACAGTTCCTGGGATTCCTGAACAGCCCGCCCGTACATCTTACCAACAATGGGAAAGCATTTGCTTCCCAGGGCCAATGTAATATTGACCAGGAAAAGTATGATGCACTGGGTGAATATGTTGCCGGTGTGGTGAAAGGAATAAGATCACGTACCGGCATTACGCTGGATTATGTGAGCCCTGTTAATGAACCGCAATGGGATTGGAGTGATGGCGGGCAGGAGGGAAACCCTTATAATAACGGACAGGTTGCCGGGGTGGTAAGGTCATTGAGCGCATCACTATTGGCTAACCGTTTATCCACCCGGATCCTGATCCCTGAAGCAGGGCATGTGAAATACCTGCTGGCGGACGAAGATAAACCGGGGAAAGGCAACCAGGTAAATGCATTCTTTAATCCTGCCTCTCCTTTTTATACGGGTAACTTATCCAACGTCAGCAAAACAGTTGCGGCACATAGTTACTTCTCTACTTCTCCCTTAGCATCCGGCATAGAAATAAGGCAGGCCATTGCACGCCGCATGGCAGAAATAAAAGGATTGAAATACTGGCAATCGGAATATTGTATCCTGGGAGATAATAATGGGGAAATAAACGGAGAGAAAAGAGATACAGGTATAAATGCCGCTTTGTATGTTGCCCGTACCATCCATACAGACCTGACCGTGGCTAATGCCGCAGCCTGGCAATGGTGGCTGGCCATTTCTCCTTACAATTATAAAGACGGACTCATTTATATCGACAAAGGAAAAGAAGACGGTAATTTTTACGACAGTAAAATGCTTTGGGCATTGGGGAATTACAGCCGGTTTGTAAGACCCGGTATGAAAAGGATAGAAGCGGGTTTTGATATGCCGGCGAACTGTATGGTTTCTGCATTTAAACAGGAAAAAGATAAACGGATCGTAGTAGTACTGATCAATGCAGAGCCTGTTGCGAAGAAAGCGATACTGCCTAAGCGGGTTTTGGAAATGTATGTAACCAGTTCAGCAAGTAAACTGCAGAAGCAAAAGGTAAGGGCCGGAGCGGTTGATATTGCGCCGGCGAGTGTTACAACGATCATTACAGGGTATTAG
- a CDS encoding RagB/SusD family nutrient uptake outer membrane protein, with protein MKNNVIYILTFFATWAMAASCQKDFLEVKPTDKVSQEFLLADSTLFEAFVTNRYLGVRLQDKEDIPGFGRGFTWAMWSSLSDECIYNNDDNTWLIVRGQLAPENLGIAGTVWGRSYRSIRECNYALANISKVPFSEGHRKMLAAELRFIRAYRYFDLLTNYGGAILMGDKVYNLGDDLSDPALFARSTIKQTVDYILAELSAAAPDLPAANSDSWKLGRATNGAALALKARMALYAASPLYNAGTWAAAAAAAKAVMDLNRYSLHTGGYANLFLTPESNEIIFERLYTKNASHFPLEIASAPNGYGAWGGNTPLQNLVDDYETTSGKSITDPTSGYNPQDPYSNRDPRLAASILYNTANYRGRAVETFTPGGRDSKDGNENWNTSKTGYYTRKFQNDAYPINNPWDVAGFQPWIYMRFAEVLLNYAEAQNEAVGPDATVYDAVNRIRQRQGVGMPPLPAGLSQAEMRARIRNERRVELAFEEHRFYDVRRWKIADVTENVPAYGIDVVKNGNTFTYTRKVALTGRLFQTKHYWLPIPRAEIQASNNKITQNEGY; from the coding sequence ATGAAAAACAACGTCATATATATACTCACCTTCTTTGCCACCTGGGCAATGGCAGCATCCTGCCAGAAAGATTTCCTGGAAGTAAAGCCAACAGATAAGGTTTCGCAGGAATTCCTGCTGGCGGACTCTACTTTGTTTGAAGCATTTGTTACCAATCGTTATCTCGGCGTAAGGTTGCAGGATAAAGAAGATATTCCCGGTTTTGGCAGAGGTTTCACCTGGGCCATGTGGAGTTCATTAAGTGATGAATGCATTTACAATAATGACGATAATACCTGGCTGATAGTGAGAGGGCAACTGGCACCGGAAAACCTCGGTATTGCAGGAACGGTTTGGGGAAGGAGTTATCGTAGTATCAGGGAATGTAACTATGCACTGGCGAATATCAGTAAGGTGCCGTTCTCTGAAGGGCATAGAAAAATGCTGGCCGCTGAATTACGTTTCATCAGGGCCTATCGTTATTTCGATCTGCTCACCAATTATGGTGGTGCGATACTGATGGGAGATAAGGTATACAATCTTGGAGATGACCTTTCTGACCCTGCACTCTTTGCACGTTCCACCATCAAACAAACAGTAGATTATATTCTGGCTGAACTGAGTGCTGCCGCACCAGACCTGCCTGCTGCCAACAGCGATAGCTGGAAACTGGGCAGAGCCACCAATGGTGCCGCGCTGGCTTTGAAAGCCAGGATGGCATTGTATGCAGCAAGCCCATTGTATAACGCAGGTACATGGGCAGCCGCTGCAGCTGCTGCCAAAGCAGTGATGGACTTAAACCGTTACAGTTTACATACCGGCGGTTATGCTAACCTGTTCCTCACACCGGAAAGTAATGAGATCATCTTTGAAAGACTTTATACAAAGAATGCTTCTCACTTCCCGCTTGAAATAGCATCCGCGCCAAACGGTTATGGCGCATGGGGTGGTAATACGCCGTTGCAGAACCTGGTGGATGATTATGAAACGACCTCGGGTAAAAGTATTACGGATCCCACATCCGGTTATAATCCGCAAGATCCTTATTCCAACAGGGACCCGCGCCTCGCGGCTTCCATCCTTTACAATACAGCTAATTACAGGGGCCGCGCCGTAGAAACTTTTACACCGGGCGGCAGGGATAGTAAAGATGGTAATGAGAACTGGAATACTTCTAAAACAGGATACTATACACGGAAATTCCAGAATGATGCTTACCCGATCAATAACCCATGGGATGTAGCGGGTTTCCAACCCTGGATCTACATGCGCTTTGCAGAAGTACTGCTCAACTATGCTGAAGCACAGAATGAAGCAGTTGGCCCCGATGCAACAGTGTACGACGCTGTGAACCGCATCAGGCAAAGACAGGGTGTGGGCATGCCTCCTTTGCCGGCAGGACTTTCACAGGCAGAGATGCGGGCACGCATTCGGAATGAAAGAAGGGTAGAGCTGGCTTTTGAAGAACACCGCTTTTATGATGTACGCCGCTGGAAGATTGCCGACGTAACAGAGAATGTACCTGCTTACGGTATAGATGTTGTTAAAAATGGTAATACCTTTACGTATACACGTAAAGTTGCATTGACAGGCAGGCTCTTTCAAACGAAGCATTACTGGCTTCCTATTCCAAGGGCAGAGATACAGGCTTCTAATAATAAGATAACCCAAAATGAAGGCTACTAA